In the genome of Bradyrhizobium arachidis, one region contains:
- the gcvH gene encoding glycine cleavage system protein GcvH, producing MTTTLYTSDHEWLAIDGDVATVGITDYAQQQLGDVVFVELPKVGRALKKAEAAAVVESVKAASDVYAPVTGEVLETNDALAAEPALVNSDAQGKAWFFKIKIADKSELGGLMDEAAYKAHTA from the coding sequence ATGACCACGACGCTGTACACTTCCGACCACGAATGGCTCGCCATCGACGGCGATGTCGCCACCGTCGGCATCACCGATTATGCGCAGCAGCAGCTCGGCGACGTCGTGTTCGTCGAATTGCCCAAGGTCGGCCGCGCGTTGAAGAAGGCCGAAGCCGCCGCCGTCGTGGAATCCGTGAAAGCCGCCTCCGACGTCTATGCGCCTGTTACGGGCGAAGTGCTCGAGACCAACGATGCCCTCGCCGCCGAGCCGGCGCTGGTGAACTCGGACGCGCAAGGCAAGGCGTGGTTCTTCAAGATCAAGATTGCCGACAAAAGCGAGCTCGGCGGCCTCATGGATGAAGCCGCCTACAAGGCACATACGGCGTGA
- the gcvT gene encoding glycine cleavage system aminomethyltransferase GcvT has protein sequence MVAPDDKNSLKRTPLYDLHVSLGGKMVPFAGYDMPVQYPAGVLKEHLQTRTQAGLFDVSHMGQLALRPKSGKIEDAARALERLVPQDIVAIAPSRQRYAQFTNEDGGILDDLMVANFGDHLFLVVNAACKDADEAHLRAHLSDDCIIDSLEDRALIALQGPKAESALAKLCAEAPAMKFMDAGPHTVAGLDCFVSRSGYTGEDGFEISVPAADAERLAKTLLENPDVMPIGLGARDSLRLEAGLCLYGHDIDTATTPVEAALEWSVQKSRRSGGARAGSFPGADKILAHFDNGASRRRVGLRAEGRAPVREGALLFADSAGGEPIGKVTSGGFGPSLNAPVAMGYVPAALSALDTKIFAEVRGQRLPLTVAAMPFVKNTYKR, from the coding sequence ATGGTTGCGCCAGACGACAAGAACTCCCTGAAACGTACCCCCCTTTACGACCTTCACGTGTCGCTCGGCGGCAAGATGGTGCCGTTCGCGGGCTATGACATGCCCGTGCAGTACCCCGCTGGCGTGCTGAAGGAGCACCTCCAGACCCGCACCCAAGCCGGCCTGTTCGACGTCTCCCATATGGGCCAGCTCGCGCTCCGGCCGAAATCCGGCAAGATCGAGGATGCCGCCCGCGCGCTGGAACGGCTGGTGCCGCAGGATATCGTGGCGATTGCACCTAGCCGGCAACGCTACGCCCAGTTCACCAATGAAGACGGCGGGATTCTCGACGATCTGATGGTTGCCAATTTCGGCGACCACCTGTTCCTGGTCGTCAATGCCGCCTGCAAGGACGCTGACGAGGCGCATCTGCGCGCGCATCTCTCGGACGACTGCATCATCGATTCGCTTGAAGACCGCGCGCTGATCGCGCTGCAGGGCCCGAAGGCGGAGTCAGCACTGGCGAAATTATGTGCAGAGGCGCCCGCCATGAAGTTCATGGACGCCGGCCCGCACACGGTTGCCGGGCTCGACTGCTTCGTCTCGCGTTCCGGCTACACCGGCGAGGACGGTTTTGAGATTTCAGTCCCCGCGGCCGACGCTGAACGTCTCGCCAAAACACTCCTGGAAAACCCGGACGTAATGCCGATCGGCTTGGGGGCTCGCGACAGCCTGCGGCTCGAAGCCGGGCTCTGCCTCTACGGCCACGACATCGACACCGCGACGACGCCGGTCGAAGCTGCGCTGGAATGGTCGGTGCAGAAGAGCCGTCGCAGCGGCGGCGCACGCGCCGGCAGCTTTCCTGGCGCGGACAAGATCCTCGCGCATTTCGACAACGGCGCATCCCGCCGCCGCGTCGGCTTGCGCGCCGAGGGCCGCGCGCCGGTGCGCGAGGGCGCGCTGCTGTTTGCCGATAGCGCGGGCGGCGAGCCGATCGGAAAAGTCACCTCGGGCGGCTTCGGCCCGAGCCTGAATGCGCCGGTCGCGATGGGCTATGTGCCCGCGGCCCTGAGCGCGCTTGACACAAAAATCTTCGCCGAGGTGCGCGGGCAACGTTTGCCGCTCACCGTCGCCGCCATGCCCTTCGTGAAAAACACCTACAAACGCTGA